The following proteins are encoded in a genomic region of Paenibacillus sp. FSL H3-0469:
- a CDS encoding MMPL family transporter, with the protein MRTILKARWAVIAVWLAVAAVLFLTAPGMSDLVREKGQIAVPAGYTSSRAAEIMKEVAAAKDGETVHQVALVFHKPEGLTAADTESIKQGVEKLAGNKDSLKLGAITDPFSQPELKDTLIAGDGKTIMVALSVQGGEAAVKELPGKAAELLSNVTAEHYMTSEGLITEDTIASSEAGLKKSEYITVVFILLILFVVFRSFVAPFVPLLTVGLSYIVSQSVVAFLVDRFDFPLSTFTQIFMVAVMFGIGTDYCILLISRFKEELAQSEDTQSAIIATYRKAGGTVFYSGLAVFVGFVAIGLSKFMLYRSAVAVAVGIAVMLLALVTVVPFFMAVLGPKLFWPSRGKLEHSESRIWGAAGSFSLKRPWAALLIVAAVVAPFLLTYSGKLSFNSMDEIGPNYASVKGFNIISESFGPGESMPGKIVIKNDDRMDTAEYMGLAEKISRELEKVDGVKAVRSMSRPTGEQINDFLIPTQVATLSDGLDQSSEGLTKIQSGLSEASKQLKDNEPKLAEAASGSAKLTEGTAELKKGIDALGAGLSRIEEGIRSGGAGAGEIKAGLAQAAGSAKQLAQANAALLEGYKKIGSGLTALNGGLTGLQSQLQGVADALNGLGASFTGLEASYPELLQDVNYQTIKGTVTQSGTGAAGLAGGLGQISAQLSGAAAGLTEANAGYSKAAAGQAALAKGLDQLVAGIGKLQTGLAQAADGQGQIVGKLPAISSGLTQLQGGQKQLADGFGELTGQLGQLTDGLTQSADGLGQITGGLSSAQDYLKQIQDAKDDELSGFLVPAEALKAKGMQQVFDTYLSGDRKVMTLDVVFAGNPYSAQAIDSVGQIQAAVDRAVAGTKLENAETAMSGVTSTYNDLQTISNEDYTRTVILMLSGIFIILVVLFRSMIMPLYIIASLLITYFTALGITEAIFVHLLNYSGITWTTPFFSFVMLIALGVDYSIFLMDRFNENKTWDVREAILHAMRNMGTVILSAVVILGGTFASMYPSGVLSMMQIATVVLSGLALYALVFLPFFVPVMVRMFGRANWWPFRPAAGDDQPRSLDM; encoded by the coding sequence TTGAGAACGATTTTGAAGGCAAGATGGGCAGTTATCGCGGTATGGCTGGCGGTGGCGGCAGTGTTATTCCTCACGGCTCCCGGCATGTCGGATCTGGTGCGCGAGAAGGGTCAGATCGCTGTCCCGGCCGGCTATACCTCATCGCGGGCTGCGGAGATTATGAAGGAGGTCGCTGCGGCCAAGGACGGGGAGACGGTGCATCAAGTGGCCCTGGTGTTCCATAAGCCGGAGGGGCTGACGGCCGCAGACACCGAGAGTATTAAGCAGGGTGTGGAGAAGCTGGCCGGGAACAAGGATTCCCTGAAGCTTGGTGCGATTACTGATCCTTTCTCCCAACCTGAGCTGAAGGATACGTTAATTGCCGGGGACGGTAAGACGATTATGGTGGCATTGTCGGTGCAAGGCGGAGAAGCGGCGGTCAAGGAGCTGCCGGGTAAGGCTGCTGAACTGCTAAGTAACGTCACGGCGGAGCATTATATGACCAGCGAAGGGCTGATTACGGAGGACACGATTGCCAGCTCGGAAGCCGGTCTGAAAAAGTCGGAATACATCACAGTCGTGTTTATTCTGCTGATTCTGTTCGTGGTGTTCCGTTCGTTCGTGGCTCCGTTCGTACCGCTGCTGACAGTGGGACTGAGTTATATCGTGTCCCAGTCGGTTGTCGCGTTCCTGGTGGACCGCTTTGACTTTCCGCTCTCGACGTTCACCCAGATCTTCATGGTCGCTGTCATGTTCGGGATCGGGACCGATTATTGTATCCTGCTGATCAGCCGGTTCAAGGAGGAGCTTGCCCAGTCGGAGGATACGCAAAGCGCCATCATCGCCACTTACCGGAAGGCTGGTGGAACGGTGTTCTATTCAGGGCTGGCGGTCTTTGTCGGCTTCGTGGCCATCGGCTTGTCCAAGTTCATGCTCTACCGTTCGGCGGTGGCGGTGGCTGTCGGCATAGCGGTGATGCTGCTTGCACTGGTGACGGTCGTGCCGTTCTTCATGGCAGTTCTGGGTCCTAAGCTGTTCTGGCCCTCCCGCGGCAAGCTGGAGCACAGTGAGAGCCGGATCTGGGGAGCCGCCGGTTCGTTCTCGCTGAAGAGACCCTGGGCTGCGCTGCTGATTGTGGCTGCGGTTGTGGCACCGTTCCTGCTTACCTACAGCGGGAAGCTGAGCTTCAACAGTATGGATGAGATCGGGCCTAACTACGCCTCGGTCAAAGGGTTCAATATTATATCTGAGAGCTTCGGACCGGGTGAATCCATGCCGGGCAAGATTGTCATCAAGAATGACGACCGGATGGACACTGCTGAATATATGGGACTTGCCGAGAAAATCAGCCGCGAGCTGGAAAAGGTGGATGGCGTTAAGGCTGTGCGCAGCATGTCCCGCCCTACCGGGGAGCAGATTAATGACTTCCTGATTCCTACTCAGGTGGCTACGCTGTCGGACGGTCTGGATCAGAGCAGTGAAGGGTTAACCAAGATCCAAAGCGGGCTGAGCGAAGCAAGCAAGCAGCTGAAGGACAATGAGCCAAAGCTTGCTGAAGCCGCCTCGGGCAGTGCGAAGCTTACAGAAGGAACGGCTGAGCTGAAAAAAGGCATTGACGCGCTGGGCGCTGGCTTATCACGAATCGAAGAAGGCATCCGCAGCGGCGGGGCCGGAGCGGGAGAGATCAAAGCGGGCCTGGCTCAGGCGGCAGGCAGTGCCAAGCAACTCGCACAGGCCAATGCCGCACTTCTTGAAGGCTACAAGAAGATCGGCAGCGGCCTGACGGCGCTGAACGGGGGCCTCACCGGTCTGCAGTCACAGCTTCAAGGCGTGGCAGATGCGCTTAACGGTCTGGGAGCTTCATTCACCGGACTGGAAGCCTCCTATCCGGAGCTGCTCCAGGATGTGAATTACCAGACGATCAAAGGCACAGTCACGCAGAGCGGTACGGGAGCAGCGGGACTGGCCGGAGGACTGGGCCAGATCTCGGCCCAGCTGAGCGGGGCGGCGGCCGGTTTGACAGAGGCCAATGCAGGGTATTCCAAAGCGGCAGCAGGCCAGGCTGCGCTGGCGAAAGGGCTGGATCAGCTGGTAGCCGGTATCGGCAAGCTGCAAACCGGGCTTGCGCAGGCGGCAGACGGCCAGGGGCAGATCGTCGGCAAGCTTCCGGCGATCAGCAGCGGGCTTACTCAGCTGCAAGGCGGGCAGAAGCAGCTTGCCGACGGGTTCGGCGAGCTTACGGGCCAGCTTGGACAGCTGACGGACGGACTGACGCAAAGTGCGGACGGTCTGGGACAAATCACCGGAGGCTTAAGCTCGGCGCAGGATTACCTCAAGCAGATTCAGGATGCCAAGGATGATGAGCTGAGCGGGTTCCTGGTTCCGGCAGAGGCGCTCAAGGCCAAGGGCATGCAGCAGGTATTCGATACCTATCTGTCCGGGGACCGCAAGGTCATGACCCTGGATGTGGTCTTCGCCGGGAATCCATACAGCGCGCAGGCTATTGACAGTGTCGGACAGATTCAGGCAGCGGTGGACCGTGCCGTAGCCGGCACCAAGCTGGAGAACGCGGAAACTGCCATGAGCGGCGTGACCAGCACCTACAATGATTTGCAGACCATCTCCAATGAAGATTACACGCGTACAGTCATTCTGATGCTAAGCGGTATTTTCATCATCCTGGTGGTGCTGTTCCGCTCGATGATTATGCCGCTGTACATTATTGCCTCATTGTTAATCACTTACTTTACAGCACTGGGCATCACGGAAGCGATCTTCGTGCATCTGCTGAACTATTCGGGCATCACCTGGACGACGCCGTTCTTCAGCTTCGTCATGCTGATTGCCCTCGGAGTAGACTACAGTATCTTCCTGATGGACCGCTTCAATGAGAATAAAACCTGGGATGTGCGTGAAGCCATCCTGCACGCCATGCGTAATATGGGGACAGTGATTCTTTCGGCTGTAGTGATTCTTGGCGGTACCTTCGCTTCGATGTATCCTTCCGGGGTCCTGTCGATGATGCAGATTGCGACGGTTGTATTGTCCGGTCTGGCGCTGTATGCACTGGTATTCCTGCCGTTCTTCGTGCCGGTGATGGTGCGGATGTTCGGCCGGGCCAACTGGTGGCCGTTCCGTCCGGCGGCCGGGGATGATCAGCCTAGATCGCTGGATATGTAA
- a CDS encoding sigma-70 family RNA polymerase sigma factor codes for MNTGQGDLVRRAQAGDSEVFIQLVKTQERRMYSMAKSMVRSDEDCADAMQETVLKAFKAISGLKEAAYFNTWLFRILINECNLILRKRERVVVMPNPPESVQAISSSAEEIDLRQAIGRLEEISGTIVKLHYYQGLTVQEIAGLLELSESAVKTRLHRARKTLQQSLEQPVERKVNG; via the coding sequence TTGAACACCGGACAAGGAGATCTGGTCAGGCGTGCCCAGGCAGGTGACAGCGAGGTCTTCATCCAGCTGGTAAAGACTCAGGAGCGGCGGATGTACAGTATGGCCAAGTCCATGGTCAGGAGTGACGAGGATTGTGCAGATGCGATGCAAGAGACTGTACTGAAAGCTTTTAAAGCCATCTCAGGACTGAAAGAAGCGGCGTATTTCAACACATGGCTGTTTCGGATTCTGATCAACGAATGCAACTTGATTCTGCGCAAACGGGAGAGGGTAGTCGTCATGCCCAATCCGCCGGAGAGCGTACAAGCCATATCTTCGTCCGCAGAAGAGATAGATCTGCGCCAGGCCATTGGCAGGCTCGAAGAGATATCAGGGACCATTGTGAAGCTGCATTATTATCAGGGGCTGACTGTGCAAGAGATTGCCGGGCTGCTTGAGTTGTCAGAGAGTGCTGTCAAGACCAGGCTGCACCGCGCCCGCAAGACGTTACAGCAATCCCTGGAGCAACCTGTAGAAAGGAAGGTGAACGGATGA
- a CDS encoding DUF4179 domain-containing protein, whose product MSQQRLESRLADLQEETLPELPELVHLRMEETYRIISEKDDVGLEAASEHQGTLRRKRMPRWLSRVMISAASVAGGLVLLISLGFISPAMAETLKQLPFMSSVFQLAGDSGLRKANEAGLTTNVEQTVTLDGMTLRVSEQMYDGSRFSVVLTRVEAKEDQKKEGWWNLLTQGGQPAGGINNIEFYVNGKKVNTGFGFAQGGAGAPDSIIVSALDGPNLQIPDQFDLTMLVLINGMDERFRFEFPVSKNTLGDLVLGPGEFKVHDHIHLRYTRLELSQTSTRLLTEIKGDPGADLKAIEEAIPDKYKDAGTFMIWFELWDDHGQKAVVISGSGSGKGDTFSYSMVFEPFENRPESVIIKSFVISKDGGKQYIPELEMSVPIQ is encoded by the coding sequence ATGAGCCAGCAGCGGTTGGAGAGCAGGCTCGCAGACCTTCAGGAAGAGACTCTTCCTGAACTGCCGGAGCTTGTGCATCTGCGTATGGAGGAGACGTACCGGATCATCAGTGAGAAGGATGATGTTGGCTTGGAGGCGGCTTCAGAGCATCAGGGGACGCTTAGACGTAAAAGAATGCCCCGGTGGCTGTCCCGGGTGATGATCAGTGCAGCATCTGTGGCCGGAGGGCTGGTGCTCCTGATTAGCCTGGGATTCATCTCCCCGGCCATGGCAGAAACCTTGAAGCAGTTACCCTTCATGTCAAGTGTATTCCAGCTTGCCGGAGATTCCGGACTGCGGAAAGCCAATGAAGCAGGGTTAACCACAAATGTTGAGCAGACCGTTACTCTGGATGGAATGACTCTCAGGGTGTCTGAACAAATGTATGACGGAAGCCGCTTCTCGGTGGTGCTGACCCGTGTTGAGGCTAAGGAGGATCAAAAAAAGGAGGGCTGGTGGAATTTATTGACCCAAGGGGGACAGCCAGCGGGAGGAATAAATAATATCGAGTTTTACGTGAACGGGAAGAAGGTCAATACCGGATTCGGTTTTGCCCAGGGAGGTGCCGGCGCACCTGACTCTATCATTGTTTCAGCACTGGATGGACCGAATTTACAAATCCCTGATCAATTTGATCTCACCATGCTGGTCCTTATTAATGGGATGGATGAGAGGTTTCGCTTTGAGTTTCCCGTTAGCAAGAATACTCTGGGCGACCTTGTTCTTGGACCGGGGGAGTTCAAGGTACATGATCATATCCATCTCCGTTATACACGGCTGGAGCTGAGCCAGACATCGACTCGTCTGCTGACCGAAATTAAGGGAGACCCCGGCGCGGATCTCAAGGCTATTGAGGAAGCAATTCCAGATAAATATAAGGATGCGGGGACTTTTATGATCTGGTTTGAGCTGTGGGATGATCATGGGCAAAAGGCTGTTGTGATTAGTGGCAGCGGCAGCGGTAAAGGGGATACGTTCTCATACAGTATGGTCTTTGAACCTTTTGAGAATAGGCCGGAGAGTGTAATTATTAAGTCTTTCGTTATATCAAAGGACGGGGGGAAGCAGTATATTCCCGAACTTGAGATGTCCGTCCCTATACAATAA
- a CDS encoding tetratricopeptide repeat protein, whose amino-acid sequence MIKILGFLLLYRLLGNPILALIILLAVLYFLDRRYVGILPSLSKPFRRSRQMSKLRLTIAQNPNDVTAKFDLARLLIERKRYSEAKELLTAIADRYETSAEYWVELGYANLKLGQLSEGEAQMLKGLDINRRAQYGQPYLRLAEIFRHVDQDKALHYVSQFQEIQSSSSEAYYLAGSMFKTLGRTEDAKLAFNESLAVYRSLPKYKKRQERGWALRSYFAKLR is encoded by the coding sequence ATGATTAAAATTCTAGGTTTCCTGCTCCTCTACCGGCTGCTCGGTAATCCGATTCTGGCCCTGATTATCCTGCTGGCCGTCCTGTATTTCCTGGACCGCCGTTATGTCGGCATTCTGCCCAGCTTATCCAAGCCATTCCGCCGCAGCCGTCAGATGTCTAAGCTGCGGCTGACTATCGCCCAGAACCCGAACGATGTAACCGCCAAATTCGATCTGGCCCGGCTGCTAATTGAACGCAAACGCTACAGCGAGGCCAAGGAGTTGCTGACCGCCATCGCTGACCGTTATGAGACATCCGCTGAATACTGGGTGGAGCTTGGGTACGCCAACCTCAAGCTGGGACAGCTTTCCGAAGGCGAAGCGCAGATGCTTAAGGGGCTGGACATCAACCGCCGGGCGCAATACGGGCAGCCTTACCTGCGTCTGGCCGAGATTTTCCGGCATGTGGACCAGGACAAAGCGCTGCATTATGTAAGCCAATTCCAGGAGATTCAATCCTCCTCCAGCGAAGCCTATTATCTGGCTGGCTCGATGTTCAAAACGCTGGGGCGGACTGAGGACGCCAAGCTTGCTTTTAACGAATCGCTGGCTGTCTACCGCTCTCTGCCTAAGTATAAGAAGCGTCAGGAACGCGGCTGGGCGCTGCGCAGTTATTTCGCGAAGCTGCGGTGA
- a CDS encoding aldo/keto reductase, translated as MDTLASKVQLRPLGRSELSVSPLGLGCWQFSRGSGIVGRYWSNITDEDILEIVRVSLEGGMNWVDTAEIYGGGKSEQALAHVLDQLQKEGSPHAAPLIATKWWPMLRTAGSITSTIDQRIACLGGRGIDLYQIHQPFSLSSIASEMKAMAGLVKAGKIRYVGVSNYSAKQMTEAHRLLKTYGLSLVSNQVKYNLLHRSIDQNGLMAAAKELGISIIAYSPLQQGILTGRFHNDPSQVAAVSRPRRMMSGLDDKSLARSKPLITSLTALADKYGVTPGQIALNWLIHYHGDTVVAIPGASKARHARENVGAMSFRLEPEELELLNEASWAALK; from the coding sequence ATGGACACATTGGCAAGCAAGGTCCAGCTGCGTCCGCTGGGACGCTCTGAGCTGTCCGTATCACCGCTTGGTCTGGGCTGCTGGCAGTTCAGCCGGGGCAGCGGAATCGTAGGCCGCTACTGGAGCAACATTACAGATGAGGATATTCTGGAGATTGTGCGGGTCAGCCTGGAAGGCGGCATGAACTGGGTGGATACGGCAGAAATCTATGGCGGCGGCAAATCTGAGCAGGCGCTGGCTCATGTGCTGGATCAGCTGCAGAAGGAGGGCAGTCCCCATGCGGCTCCGCTGATTGCGACCAAATGGTGGCCGATGCTGCGGACGGCAGGCTCCATTACCTCGACGATCGACCAGCGCATTGCCTGTCTGGGCGGTAGAGGAATTGATCTCTATCAAATCCATCAGCCGTTCTCGTTATCCTCCATTGCCAGTGAGATGAAAGCAATGGCAGGATTGGTGAAGGCCGGTAAAATCCGTTATGTCGGAGTGAGCAATTATTCCGCCAAGCAGATGACAGAAGCGCACCGGCTGCTGAAGACTTACGGTCTGTCGCTCGTATCCAATCAGGTCAAATACAATCTGCTGCACCGGAGTATCGACCAGAATGGTCTCATGGCGGCTGCCAAGGAGCTGGGGATCTCGATTATCGCGTATTCTCCGCTTCAGCAGGGCATCCTGACCGGCCGCTTCCATAATGATCCTTCACAGGTGGCTGCCGTCTCGCGTCCCCGGCGGATGATGTCCGGCCTGGACGACAAGAGCTTGGCCCGCAGTAAGCCGCTAATCACTTCGCTGACTGCACTGGCTGACAAATACGGGGTTACTCCCGGACAGATCGCGCTGAACTGGCTGATTCATTATCATGGCGACACTGTAGTTGCCATTCCGGGCGCATCCAAGGCCCGCCATGCCCGGGAGAATGTCGGCGCCATGAGCTTCCGGTTGGAGCCGGAGGAGCTGGAGCTGCTGAACGAGGCTTCCTGGGCAGCCCTGAAGTAG
- a CDS encoding Hsp33 family molecular chaperone HslO, giving the protein MNNIIRMLSVNQEFRMAVADTRQIAAKALNAFTGTAGMRSLLQEIITNGVLLSSINDAPPKISFSFRLSQGVSIFCQISDAKFTMEYSAEMNKFDGAAADLFDDKSVLSVTTGNWETGIHTSTVEAHMDSVVMLFSHFTVQSEQLPSHIILGEDNASRGILMQPLPFADHKLMGKAAYEVVYQAKELGELPWGQVPGKLSCLAKVISENTIE; this is encoded by the coding sequence ATGAACAATATTATAAGAATGCTATCCGTGAACCAAGAATTCAGAATGGCTGTTGCGGATACCCGTCAGATAGCTGCAAAAGCATTAAATGCGTTTACCGGGACAGCCGGCATGCGCAGCCTTTTGCAGGAGATCATAACGAATGGTGTATTATTATCTTCCATTAATGATGCTCCTCCTAAAATAAGCTTTTCTTTTCGTCTTTCTCAAGGCGTCTCAATTTTTTGCCAGATCTCTGATGCGAAGTTTACTATGGAGTATAGTGCAGAAATGAATAAATTTGACGGGGCAGCCGCTGATCTATTTGACGATAAATCTGTGCTGTCGGTAACAACAGGGAATTGGGAGACGGGGATACACACTAGTACAGTTGAGGCGCATATGGATAGCGTTGTTATGCTGTTTTCTCACTTTACAGTACAGAGCGAGCAGCTTCCAAGTCATATTATACTCGGTGAGGACAATGCTTCCAGGGGGATTTTGATGCAGCCCTTACCCTTCGCAGATCACAAATTGATGGGAAAGGCTGCTTATGAAGTGGTATATCAAGCTAAGGAATTGGGAGAACTGCCTTGGGGGCAGGTTCCCGGGAAGTTGTCCTGTTTAGCAAAGGTAATCTCAGAAAATACGATAGAGTAG
- a CDS encoding MerR family transcriptional regulator, whose amino-acid sequence MTMEKYIKTKEFAELTGVSVRTLQYYDDIKVLTPAYVNEQGHRFYDSDSFSSMFVILSLKNMGMTLSDIQQYLNNDSFDVRLFIREEKERTQTALSDLQLRFMRLSALEEKVSKEQDVTPYILPLFSPLPDTGDLPKGKPASFNLKLWNTFIKELDFCAEHRLSAKDDRAEKCVQYWKKNILEANQVPEDTVKKSEEYYQQNPANTFGITQENYRYLVQLIDEYDAGL is encoded by the coding sequence ATGACTATGGAAAAATACATTAAAACCAAAGAATTTGCAGAGCTGACTGGGGTCAGTGTGCGTACTTTGCAGTACTATGATGACATAAAAGTTCTCACTCCGGCCTATGTCAATGAGCAGGGGCACCGCTTTTATGACTCAGATTCCTTCTCCAGCATGTTTGTTATTCTTTCACTTAAAAATATGGGGATGACGCTCAGCGATATTCAGCAATATCTCAACAATGACAGCTTTGACGTCAGGCTCTTTATCCGTGAGGAAAAAGAAAGGACTCAGACAGCGCTATCGGATCTGCAGCTTCGATTCATGCGTCTATCCGCTCTTGAGGAGAAGGTTAGTAAGGAGCAGGACGTAACCCCGTATATTCTTCCGCTTTTTTCACCGCTGCCGGATACAGGCGATCTTCCAAAAGGCAAACCGGCTTCCTTTAACCTTAAGCTTTGGAATACCTTCATCAAGGAATTGGATTTCTGTGCGGAACACCGCTTGTCTGCAAAAGATGATAGAGCGGAAAAATGTGTTCAATACTGGAAAAAGAATATTCTTGAGGCAAATCAGGTGCCGGAGGATACGGTAAAGAAATCAGAGGAATATTACCAGCAGAATCCGGCGAATACTTTCGGGATCACGCAGGAAAATTACCGCTATTTAGTCCAGTTGATTGATGAGTATGATGCCGGCTTGTAA
- a CDS encoding HNH endonuclease signature motif containing protein, with the protein MTARALDTCELCGRSPLATTVHHLIPREKGGSLLPTALLCKACHRQIHALYTNSDLVVLGLTTLDSLRSDPQIAAYLKWIMRQAPGAEPKLRKSKRVRSKR; encoded by the coding sequence ATGACTGCCCGGGCCTTGGACACGTGTGAGCTGTGCGGCCGTTCTCCTCTTGCAACTACCGTTCATCATTTGATTCCCCGTGAGAAAGGCGGCAGCCTGCTCCCGACTGCCCTTCTGTGCAAGGCTTGCCACCGGCAGATTCATGCCCTGTATACCAACAGCGATCTCGTTGTTCTTGGCCTTACAACACTGGACAGCCTGCGGAGCGACCCGCAGATTGCCGCTTATCTGAAATGGATCATGCGGCAGGCGCCAGGCGCCGAACCGAAGCTTCGCAAATCAAAGCGGGTGCGAAGCAAACGTTAA
- a CDS encoding extracellular solute-binding protein, producing the protein MKKTKNLALALVSIMLMSSLAACGGSNNGGNKSAEGNTGNNASSTAAPAGEGDKAEKVELSFWTLGNVNYEELAAAYTKEHPNVTIKIQNTGDQTAHHNNLTTALSAGSGAPDIFQLEIGFMERFLGAQDKFYNLNDLGAKDIQANYLDWKWKQASSIDGSFQLGLPTDIGPTVVYYRTDLAEAAGLPSDPEGFGAAIDTWDKFATVAKAFKDKTGKYFSDLTDLTYNALRDQSADEIYFSKADGSFIGDTNPQVKKAYDFTVKGIQEGWISNVMLWSPEWGQGMNDGSFAVVMGPAWMAGNIKSNAPDSSGKWKIAQLPEGAGNWGGSFITLPKEGKHSKEAYDFIQWLVNKDNQLESFKTKGLMPSIPALYEDPAFVDFKDDFFGGQQTAVEFGKAANRVKPVYYGPLHDQTDTFFKNALKNVLEKKADPAKEWDDAVKQAKTLAERG; encoded by the coding sequence ATGAAAAAAACAAAGAACCTGGCGCTGGCGCTGGTCTCCATCATGCTCATGAGCTCACTTGCGGCATGCGGAGGAAGTAACAACGGCGGCAACAAGTCTGCGGAAGGAAATACGGGTAACAACGCGTCAAGCACAGCAGCACCCGCAGGTGAAGGAGACAAGGCAGAGAAGGTGGAGCTGTCGTTCTGGACGCTGGGCAATGTGAACTACGAAGAGCTGGCGGCTGCCTACACCAAGGAACACCCTAACGTAACCATTAAAATTCAGAATACCGGTGACCAGACGGCCCACCACAACAATCTGACCACGGCACTCTCGGCGGGTTCGGGCGCACCTGACATTTTCCAGCTTGAGATCGGTTTCATGGAACGCTTCCTGGGAGCCCAGGACAAATTTTACAACCTGAATGACCTCGGAGCGAAAGACATCCAGGCCAACTATCTCGACTGGAAATGGAAGCAGGCTTCCTCCATCGACGGCAGCTTCCAGCTCGGACTTCCGACAGATATCGGCCCGACGGTAGTCTATTACCGTACTGACCTGGCTGAAGCAGCCGGACTGCCAAGTGATCCTGAAGGCTTCGGTGCAGCCATTGATACATGGGACAAATTCGCCACTGTAGCAAAAGCGTTCAAAGACAAGACGGGCAAGTATTTCTCCGACCTGACCGATCTGACGTACAATGCGCTTCGTGACCAGTCGGCGGACGAGATCTATTTCAGCAAAGCAGACGGCAGCTTCATCGGCGATACCAATCCGCAAGTGAAGAAGGCATATGACTTTACCGTTAAGGGTATTCAAGAAGGCTGGATCAGCAATGTTATGCTCTGGTCGCCTGAATGGGGTCAAGGCATGAACGATGGATCGTTCGCCGTAGTGATGGGCCCGGCCTGGATGGCCGGTAATATCAAGAGCAACGCGCCGGACTCCTCCGGCAAATGGAAAATTGCCCAGCTTCCTGAGGGCGCCGGTAACTGGGGCGGTTCATTCATCACGCTGCCGAAGGAAGGCAAGCACTCCAAGGAAGCTTATGATTTCATCCAGTGGCTCGTGAACAAGGATAACCAGCTGGAATCCTTCAAGACCAAAGGCCTGATGCCTTCTATTCCTGCCCTGTACGAAGATCCTGCGTTCGTAGATTTCAAGGATGACTTCTTCGGCGGACAGCAGACGGCGGTAGAATTTGGCAAAGCGGCTAACCGCGTGAAGCCGGTATACTACGGACCGCTGCATGACCAGACCGATACCTTCTTCAAGAATGCACTGAAGAACGTGCTGGAGAAGAAAGCCGATCCGGCCAAAGAGTGGGACGATGCTGTGAAACAGGCAAAAACGCTTGCAGAACGCGGCTAA
- a CDS encoding sugar ABC transporter permease: protein MAEPVITSPHAESKRPFFTEQRRSRFTAYTFISPFFILFSIFGLYPIFFTFYLSFFKWDALGPMKYVGFKNFELITTDPTFWISFSNTLIMGLMGTVPQVMLALLLAVLLHSGMTRFKKTFRILYFMPNITSIVAVTLVFSTLFGNNGMINWLLNGIGLESMAFNSGWWGVKIAISTMVMWRWTGYNAILFLSGLQSIPMDLYESAKIDGANRRQQLFFITLPLLKPFIIFVSLQSTIGALQLFTEPYVFLGQSGTGSTRQEGITMVTYLYSEAFRNGFFGTAAATAVLLFLVTILFSVLNMLISRGGGRQTGGKKA from the coding sequence ATGGCAGAGCCCGTAATTACAAGTCCGCATGCCGAGAGCAAACGTCCTTTCTTCACTGAACAAAGACGGAGCCGCTTCACTGCGTATACTTTCATTTCACCGTTCTTTATTCTGTTCTCGATATTCGGACTATATCCAATCTTCTTCACATTCTATTTATCGTTCTTCAAGTGGGATGCCTTGGGTCCAATGAAATACGTGGGCTTCAAAAACTTCGAGCTGATCACCACGGACCCGACCTTCTGGATCTCCTTCAGTAACACGCTGATTATGGGGCTTATGGGTACTGTGCCGCAGGTCATGCTGGCGCTGCTTCTGGCGGTGCTGCTGCATTCGGGGATGACCCGGTTCAAGAAGACCTTCCGCATTCTCTACTTCATGCCGAATATCACTTCGATCGTGGCGGTTACGCTGGTCTTCAGTACGCTGTTCGGCAATAACGGGATGATCAACTGGCTGCTTAACGGAATCGGGTTAGAGAGCATGGCCTTTAACTCCGGCTGGTGGGGGGTCAAAATTGCCATCTCCACCATGGTTATGTGGCGCTGGACGGGCTACAATGCCATCCTGTTCCTCTCGGGACTGCAGAGTATTCCAATGGATCTTTACGAATCCGCCAAAATCGACGGGGCCAACCGCAGACAGCAGCTTTTCTTCATTACACTGCCGCTGCTTAAGCCGTTCATTATCTTCGTATCCCTGCAATCCACTATTGGTGCGCTGCAGCTCTTCACAGAGCCTTATGTCTTCCTCGGCCAATCCGGCACCGGATCTACCCGGCAGGAAGGGATTACGATGGTTACTTATTTGTACAGTGAGGCCTTCCGTAACGGCTTCTTCGGCACAGCGGCGGCTACAGCGGTTCTGCTGTTCCTCGTTACGATCCTGTTCTCTGTCCTCAATATGCTGATCTCCAGAGGCGGCGGCAGACAGACTGGAGGGAAAAAAGCGTGA